The Frondihabitans australicus genome includes a region encoding these proteins:
- a CDS encoding glycogen debranching N-terminal domain-containing protein, with protein MTDTLTPTALQPFLDAETVVLRAPAQAWSAPDGSMGAAAIHGVYLGDLRILADLSLTVDGAEPEPIATVPIGASTVRFESLLRGLDDAGADPDVRASVLRVASTIGIHERLTLTSRLDREIGCEVSMSLRADATTMELVKAGLATSAPVDVSLRDGLCEWGTSDAAVTLHTHSARATVDGADITLTWDVAIPARGSATVGFDLTATSEAAVVEGVKAPARWRALDPAPSDDRLARWLARALDDLEALRLTTVDAPDDVFLAAGAPWFFTLFGRDSLWAARFLLPVDDGLLVARGTLNVLAGLQGTASVAETAEQPGKIMHELRSQTLTLPGEGISLPPLYFGTVDATALWVCLLDEAWRAGLADDEVRRLLPHLRAALAWMRDYGDSDGDGLLEYVDETGHGLSNQGWKDSGDSVQWRDGTLAEGPIALVEVQAYAYQAAVAGAALLDRFEGQGAGAEWLTWAARLRSRFHESFWLHDAAGPYLAIALDARKRPVDTVTSNLGHVLGTGILDAAQAASIASRLVAPDMASGFGLRTMSTGSAGYWPLSYHGGSVWTHDTAIAVQGLALEGLHEAAAALAEGLLAAAPAFDYRMPELHSGDDARELPRPVPYPAACRPQAWSAAAAVAVWSALHRE; from the coding sequence ATGACCGACACCCTCACGCCCACGGCGCTCCAGCCGTTCCTCGACGCCGAGACCGTGGTGCTCCGTGCGCCCGCGCAGGCATGGTCGGCGCCCGACGGAAGCATGGGCGCGGCGGCGATCCACGGGGTCTACCTCGGCGACCTCCGCATTCTCGCCGACCTCTCCCTCACCGTCGACGGTGCCGAGCCCGAGCCGATCGCGACCGTGCCGATCGGCGCCTCGACGGTGCGGTTCGAGTCGCTCCTGCGGGGCCTCGACGACGCGGGAGCCGACCCCGACGTCCGGGCGAGCGTGCTGCGCGTCGCCTCGACGATCGGGATCCACGAGCGCCTGACCCTGACCTCGCGCCTCGACCGCGAGATCGGCTGCGAGGTGTCGATGAGCCTGCGCGCCGACGCGACCACCATGGAGCTGGTCAAGGCCGGCCTCGCGACCTCCGCGCCGGTCGACGTGTCGCTGCGCGACGGGCTCTGCGAGTGGGGGACGAGCGACGCCGCCGTCACCCTTCACACGCACAGCGCGCGGGCGACCGTCGACGGAGCCGACATCACGCTGACCTGGGACGTCGCGATCCCCGCACGCGGATCGGCGACCGTCGGATTCGACCTCACCGCGACGTCCGAGGCGGCCGTGGTCGAGGGGGTGAAGGCCCCTGCGCGGTGGCGTGCCCTGGATCCTGCGCCCTCCGACGACCGGCTCGCCCGCTGGCTGGCGCGCGCGCTCGACGACCTCGAGGCGCTCCGGCTCACGACCGTCGACGCGCCCGACGACGTCTTCCTCGCCGCGGGTGCGCCGTGGTTCTTCACCCTGTTCGGGCGTGATTCGCTCTGGGCGGCGCGGTTCCTGCTGCCGGTCGACGACGGCCTCCTCGTGGCGCGGGGCACGCTGAACGTCCTCGCGGGTCTGCAGGGAACGGCGTCGGTGGCCGAGACCGCCGAGCAGCCGGGCAAGATCATGCACGAGCTGCGGTCGCAGACGCTCACCCTGCCCGGCGAGGGCATCAGCCTGCCGCCGCTCTACTTCGGCACCGTCGACGCCACGGCGCTCTGGGTGTGCCTGCTCGACGAGGCGTGGCGGGCGGGGCTCGCCGACGACGAGGTCCGCCGGCTCCTGCCGCACCTGCGCGCAGCGCTCGCGTGGATGCGCGACTACGGCGACAGTGACGGCGACGGCCTGCTCGAGTACGTCGACGAGACCGGCCACGGCCTGTCGAACCAGGGCTGGAAGGACTCCGGCGACAGCGTGCAGTGGCGCGATGGCACGCTCGCCGAGGGGCCGATCGCCCTCGTCGAGGTGCAGGCGTACGCCTACCAGGCGGCGGTCGCCGGCGCTGCCCTGCTCGACCGCTTCGAGGGGCAGGGCGCAGGAGCCGAGTGGCTCACCTGGGCGGCCCGCCTCCGGTCGCGGTTCCACGAGAGCTTCTGGCTCCACGACGCCGCCGGGCCCTACCTCGCCATCGCCCTCGACGCTCGCAAGAGACCCGTCGACACGGTGACGAGCAACCTCGGCCACGTGCTCGGCACCGGCATTCTCGACGCCGCGCAGGCGGCGTCGATCGCCTCCCGACTCGTGGCGCCGGACATGGCGTCGGGATTCGGGTTGCGGACGATGTCGACCGGGTCGGCGGGCTACTGGCCGCTGAGCTATCACGGCGGCAGTGTGTGGACCCACGACACCGCGATCGCCGTGCAGGGGCTGGCACTCGAGGGCTTGCACGAGGCCGCCGCGGCGCTGGCCGAGGGGCTCCTCGCCGCTGCGCCCGCCTTCGACTACCGCATGCCCGAGCTGCACTCGGGCGACGACGCCCGCGAGCTTCCCCGGCCCGTGCCCTACCCGGCGGCCTGCCGGCCGCAGGCGTGGTCGGCGGCGGCGGCGGTCGCCGTCTGGAGCGCACTGCACCGCGAATGA
- a CDS encoding Type 1 glutamine amidotransferase-like domain-containing protein has product MTASAPTILATCGGLNPGEWTDAVYGPLVLEAIRLAEVPAGRTPHVLHVNTAGGDPRFVEGTEIEAARAAGARASHLRLFPHPNVPSLAAAVNAADVVWVSGGSVVNLLAVWRAHGLDRVLRDAWRRGVVLAGGSAGGLCWHTGGVTTSYGPTASAVADGLGFVPGSLAVHYDSDPSRAVAYEAAVAAGDLAPGYALDEGTGVVYRDDGDGAQLADVVSERTDGRVLRVDAESGRAVVTALEPRILRP; this is encoded by the coding sequence GTGACGGCGAGCGCGCCCACGATCCTGGCGACCTGCGGCGGGCTGAACCCCGGCGAGTGGACCGACGCCGTCTACGGGCCGCTCGTGCTCGAGGCGATCCGACTGGCCGAGGTGCCGGCCGGGCGCACCCCGCACGTCCTGCACGTCAACACCGCCGGCGGCGACCCGCGCTTCGTCGAGGGCACCGAGATCGAGGCGGCACGGGCCGCAGGAGCCCGGGCGAGCCACCTCCGGCTCTTCCCGCACCCCAACGTCCCGTCGCTCGCTGCGGCCGTGAACGCCGCCGACGTGGTGTGGGTCTCCGGCGGCAGCGTCGTCAACCTCCTCGCCGTGTGGCGCGCCCACGGGCTGGACCGGGTGCTCCGCGACGCGTGGCGCCGCGGCGTCGTGCTCGCCGGCGGCTCGGCCGGCGGACTCTGCTGGCACACCGGCGGAGTCACCACGTCGTACGGGCCGACCGCGTCGGCCGTGGCCGACGGCCTCGGCTTCGTGCCCGGCTCGCTCGCCGTCCACTACGACTCCGACCCGTCACGGGCCGTCGCCTACGAGGCGGCGGTGGCGGCGGGCGACCTCGCACCGGGCTACGCGCTCGACGAGGGCACGGGCGTCGTGTACCGCGACGACGGAGACGGCGCCCAGCTCGCAGACGTCGTCTCCGAGCGGACGGACGGGCGGGTGCTGCGGGTCGACGCCGAGAGCGGCCGGGCGGTCGTCACGGCGCTGGAGCCGCGGATCCTGCGCCCGTAG
- a CDS encoding carbohydrate ABC transporter permease has product MTATAPLSDRIDVAGGTTPAPAGRRHHRGAAFWASTGVLYLVLIAIAVIYIFPFLINIATAFKTEADAAVDPLSLIPKTFSLAAIQTLFTNSDFPLWVKNSFIVAVFVTAGRVFFDSLAGYALARIPFRGRSVVFAALIAVMAVPSVVLMIPKFLVLNQLGMYDSYAGMIVPLLVDAAGVFIMKNFFESIPASVEEQASIDGAGTFRIFWSIVLPMARPALITIIILSFQGSWNELSQFIISTQNPALTTLTKGVANLASGSLSAGTQYPLKLAAGAIMTIPVAVMFFVFQRHIMNSSDGAVKE; this is encoded by the coding sequence ATGACCGCCACCGCACCGCTCAGCGACCGCATCGACGTGGCCGGCGGGACCACCCCGGCTCCTGCGGGCCGTCGTCATCACCGCGGCGCCGCCTTCTGGGCGAGCACCGGAGTGCTCTACCTGGTGCTGATCGCCATCGCGGTGATCTACATCTTCCCGTTCCTCATCAACATCGCCACCGCCTTCAAGACCGAGGCCGACGCGGCGGTCGACCCGCTGTCGCTGATCCCGAAGACGTTCTCGCTCGCGGCGATCCAGACGCTGTTCACGAACAGCGACTTCCCGCTCTGGGTGAAGAACTCGTTCATCGTCGCGGTCTTCGTCACGGCCGGGCGCGTGTTCTTCGACTCGCTGGCCGGGTACGCGCTGGCGCGGATCCCGTTCCGCGGCCGCAGCGTCGTGTTCGCCGCGCTCATCGCGGTGATGGCGGTGCCGAGCGTGGTGCTCATGATCCCGAAGTTCCTCGTCCTCAACCAGCTCGGCATGTACGACTCGTACGCGGGCATGATCGTTCCGCTGCTCGTCGACGCGGCCGGGGTCTTCATCATGAAGAACTTCTTCGAGTCGATCCCGGCCTCGGTGGAGGAGCAGGCGTCGATCGACGGCGCCGGCACCTTCCGGATCTTCTGGTCGATCGTGCTGCCGATGGCGCGACCCGCCCTGATCACGATCATCATCCTGTCGTTCCAGGGCTCGTGGAACGAGCTGAGCCAGTTCATCATCTCGACGCAGAACCCGGCGCTGACCACGCTCACCAAGGGCGTCGCGAACCTGGCGTCCGGCTCGCTCAGCGCCGGCACGCAGTACCCGCTTAAGCTCGCGGCGGGCGCGATCATGACCATCCCGGTCGCCGTGATGTTCTTCGTGTTCCAGCGCCACATCATGAACTCGTCCGACGGGGCGGTGAAGGAGTGA
- a CDS encoding carbohydrate ABC transporter permease, with the protein MTTAQTLKRRRPPRRSGLAGWLFVSPTIVILGLFLLIPVLMALWVSFSDWNGNGSPFSSGVHFIGGKNYQGLLSGGSLAETNFGTSLRNNAWYVIFVVPIQTAVSLVLAVLVNRAVLRGRGFFRTAFYFPSVTSSVAITVLWLFLFSTTGAVNKVLSYLGLHGPNWFNDPDGIIHLLLQGFGVQNGPALLTQHTALGVSWWDWFAGPSVAMSAFILLAIFTTSGTFMLLFIAALQNLGHDIDEAAMMDGANGWQRFWRITLPQLRPTLFTVLTLGLIGTWQIFDQIYTGTKGAPSNTTLTPAYLSYTSAFGNQAWGQGAAIAFILFVVIIVFTFVQRMVLRERGVSKRRIRRYQPDLTRVSRVNVIDERLDR; encoded by the coding sequence ATGACGACGGCGCAGACACTCAAGCGGCGGCGCCCACCCCGGCGATCGGGGCTGGCCGGGTGGCTCTTCGTGAGCCCGACGATCGTGATCCTGGGCCTGTTCCTGCTGATCCCCGTGCTCATGGCGCTCTGGGTCAGCTTCTCCGACTGGAACGGCAACGGCTCGCCGTTCTCGTCGGGCGTGCACTTCATCGGTGGGAAGAACTACCAGGGCCTGCTCTCGGGCGGCTCGCTCGCCGAGACGAATTTCGGCACCTCCCTGCGCAACAACGCGTGGTACGTGATCTTCGTCGTACCGATCCAGACGGCCGTCTCGCTCGTCCTCGCCGTCCTGGTCAACCGGGCGGTGCTGCGCGGCCGCGGGTTCTTCCGCACCGCGTTCTACTTCCCGAGCGTCACGAGCTCGGTGGCGATCACCGTGTTGTGGCTGTTCCTCTTCTCGACGACCGGCGCTGTCAACAAGGTCCTGTCGTACCTCGGCCTGCACGGCCCGAACTGGTTCAACGACCCCGACGGCATCATCCACCTGCTGCTGCAGGGCTTCGGCGTGCAGAACGGCCCGGCCCTGCTGACGCAGCACACGGCGCTCGGCGTCTCGTGGTGGGACTGGTTCGCGGGCCCCTCGGTCGCGATGAGCGCGTTCATCCTGCTCGCCATCTTCACCACGAGCGGCACGTTCATGCTGCTGTTCATCGCCGCCCTGCAGAACCTCGGACACGACATCGACGAGGCCGCGATGATGGACGGCGCGAACGGCTGGCAGCGCTTCTGGCGCATCACCCTGCCGCAGCTGCGCCCGACCCTGTTCACGGTGCTCACCCTCGGCCTCATCGGCACCTGGCAGATCTTCGACCAGATCTACACGGGCACGAAGGGCGCCCCGAGCAACACGACCCTCACGCCGGCCTACCTGTCGTACACCTCGGCCTTCGGCAACCAGGCCTGGGGCCAGGGCGCCGCGATCGCCTTCATCCTCTTCGTCGTGATCATCGTCTTCACCTTCGTGCAGCGCATGGTGCTCCGCGAGAGGGGCGTGTCGAAGCGCAGGATCCGCCGATACCAGCCCGACCTCACGCGCGTGAGCCGCGTGAACGTGATCGACGAGAGGCTCGACCGATGA
- a CDS encoding sugar ABC transporter substrate-binding protein, producing the protein MQRRTPRTARRLFAAGALATATALALTACGSGFSSSSSTSGALSKDLTHKNTALSVLIGSSGPAETKAVTNAVADWSKSSGTKASVTAANNLDQQLAQGFASGKPADVFYVASSAVAGYAKAGDLLAYGDQLPNKSDFYPTLVKSFTVGSTFYCAPKDVSTLALVINTKMWSEAGLTSKDYPTTWAQLKTVAAKLTTKQHAGLVMSPQYERLGAFMQEAGGTITNSAGTEATIDSKQNAAGLTYVQDLLKSGSAQFSTDQGTGWGGESFGKGLAAMTVEGNWITGAMQTDYPNIDYKVVEMPAGPSGKSTMQFTNCWGIAKDSPNQKAALALVEKLTSKSDQLSFSKQFGVMPSIQSAATEWKQQNPALVPFLNSVSFAKGVPNQDGSADVVTAFDSKLASLKTENPSDLLSTFQKNFQAILQK; encoded by the coding sequence ATGCAACGACGCACACCTCGAACGGCCCGGCGCCTCTTCGCCGCCGGCGCCCTCGCGACGGCCACGGCCCTCGCCCTCACCGCCTGCGGCTCGGGCTTCTCGAGCTCCTCGTCGACGAGCGGCGCCTTGTCGAAAGACCTCACGCACAAGAACACCGCCCTGAGCGTGCTCATCGGCTCGTCCGGCCCCGCCGAGACGAAGGCCGTCACGAACGCGGTGGCCGACTGGTCGAAGTCGTCGGGCACGAAGGCCAGCGTCACCGCGGCCAACAACCTCGACCAGCAGCTCGCGCAGGGCTTCGCGTCGGGCAAGCCCGCCGACGTTTTCTACGTCGCCTCGAGCGCCGTCGCGGGCTACGCGAAGGCCGGCGACCTCCTCGCCTACGGCGACCAGCTGCCGAACAAGAGCGACTTCTACCCCACGCTGGTGAAGAGCTTCACCGTCGGCAGCACCTTCTACTGCGCGCCGAAGGACGTCTCGACCCTCGCCCTCGTGATCAACACGAAGATGTGGTCGGAGGCAGGCCTCACGTCGAAGGACTACCCGACCACCTGGGCGCAGCTCAAGACGGTCGCCGCGAAGCTCACCACCAAGCAGCACGCGGGTCTCGTCATGAGCCCGCAGTACGAGCGCCTCGGCGCCTTCATGCAGGAGGCCGGCGGCACCATCACCAACAGCGCCGGCACTGAGGCGACGATCGACTCGAAGCAGAACGCGGCGGGCCTCACCTACGTGCAGGACCTCCTCAAGTCCGGCAGCGCCCAGTTCTCGACCGATCAGGGCACAGGATGGGGCGGAGAGTCGTTCGGCAAGGGCCTCGCCGCCATGACCGTCGAGGGCAACTGGATCACCGGCGCCATGCAGACCGACTACCCGAACATCGACTACAAGGTCGTCGAGATGCCGGCCGGCCCGTCGGGCAAGAGCACGATGCAGTTCACCAACTGCTGGGGCATCGCGAAAGACTCCCCCAACCAGAAGGCAGCTCTCGCGCTCGTCGAGAAGCTGACGAGCAAGTCCGACCAGCTGAGCTTCTCCAAGCAGTTCGGCGTGATGCCGTCCATCCAGTCGGCGGCGACCGAGTGGAAGCAGCAGAACCCGGCGCTCGTCCCGTTCCTGAACTCCGTGAGCTTCGCCAAGGGCGTCCCGAACCAGGACGGCTCGGCCGACGTGGTGACCGCCTTCGACTCGAAGCTCGCGTCGCTCAAGACCGAGAACCCCAGCGATCTCCTGTCGACGTTCCAGAAGAACTTCCAGGCGATCCTGCAGAAGTGA
- a CDS encoding LacI family DNA-binding transcriptional regulator, giving the protein MTRGALSRQPTVHDVASAAGVSRQTVSNVLNAPGIVKAATRERVERAIQELGYRPHASARRLRTRKSSTIGIRLDPVTNGISGAVLDRFLHALTERADARGLRILLFTARDPADEIRQFERLLDGADVDGFVLTSTTYDDPRIDWLIDNDAPFVTFGRPWGVDDIDDAAHRWVDVDGRHGLAEATRALIELDARRIAYLGWPSPSGTGDERCRGWRETMETEGLGPGLSAGELDQLELRSEDGVAQGSDAIRGLLATGAVVDGVVCASDSLALGALMVLGSSVPIVGYDNTPVASAVGLPSVEQPLEQVAAAALDLLLESTDGPGAQEQPDPDSAAVIGDPEGPGDPRHRLLRPAVVWR; this is encoded by the coding sequence ATGACGCGTGGAGCACTCTCGCGCCAGCCCACCGTCCACGACGTCGCCAGCGCCGCCGGGGTCTCCCGGCAGACCGTGTCGAACGTCCTCAACGCCCCCGGCATCGTCAAGGCCGCAACCCGCGAGAGGGTCGAGAGGGCGATCCAGGAGCTCGGCTACCGCCCGCACGCCTCCGCCCGGCGCCTCCGCACCCGCAAGTCCTCCACCATCGGCATCCGCCTCGACCCCGTGACGAACGGCATCTCGGGAGCAGTGCTCGACCGCTTCCTGCATGCCCTCACCGAGCGGGCCGACGCGAGGGGCCTGAGGATCCTGCTGTTCACCGCTCGTGACCCCGCCGATGAGATCCGGCAGTTCGAGCGCCTGCTCGACGGCGCGGACGTCGACGGCTTTGTGCTCACCTCGACGACCTACGACGACCCCCGCATCGACTGGCTGATCGACAACGACGCCCCGTTCGTCACGTTCGGTCGGCCGTGGGGCGTCGACGACATCGACGACGCCGCGCATCGCTGGGTCGACGTCGACGGGCGGCACGGTCTCGCCGAGGCCACGCGCGCGCTGATCGAGCTCGACGCCCGGCGGATCGCCTACCTCGGCTGGCCGTCGCCGTCGGGAACGGGCGACGAGCGCTGCCGCGGCTGGCGCGAGACCATGGAGACCGAGGGGCTGGGGCCGGGGCTCTCCGCGGGGGAGCTCGACCAGCTCGAGCTGCGCAGCGAGGACGGCGTCGCCCAGGGCTCGGACGCCATCCGAGGTCTCCTGGCGACCGGAGCCGTCGTCGACGGGGTCGTCTGCGCGAGCGACTCGCTGGCCCTCGGCGCCCTCATGGTGCTCGGCTCGTCGGTGCCGATCGTCGGCTACGACAACACCCCGGTCGCGTCGGCGGTCGGGCTGCCGAGTGTCGAGCAGCCGCTCGAACAGGTCGCGGCGGCGGCCCTCGACCTCCTGCTCGAGTCGACCGACGGCCCCGGGGCGCAGGAGCAGCCGGACCCCGACTCGGCGGCCGTCATCGGCGACCCCGAGGGCCCGGGCGACCCCCGCCATCGTCTCCTCCGGCCGGCGGTCGTCTGGCGCTGA
- a CDS encoding class E sortase: MTQRGRRARRSRRSASAVLAGLLAELLLLGGSGIGLYVLWSTWYTDVTGVAAQNAIVEQLRLPETKPGGAERPATDTDIPVLAEPQGLADVFGTMRIPRFGADYERPIGEGIDRQKVLNTIGLGHYEGTAMPGGVGNFAVAGHRVTYGKPLNQIAELKTGDPIVVRATDKAAGFDVWYVYEVTDAEIVTPDHVETIAPVPNRPGVSPSGNDRWLTLTACHPMWSAAERYVVHAKLTAWMNAKDGTPKELSKGARP, translated from the coding sequence TTGACTCAGCGCGGCCGCCGCGCCAGGCGGTCCCGCCGCTCGGCGAGCGCGGTCCTCGCCGGGCTCCTCGCCGAGCTCCTCCTCCTCGGCGGCAGCGGCATCGGCCTCTACGTCCTCTGGAGCACCTGGTACACCGACGTCACGGGCGTCGCCGCCCAGAACGCGATCGTCGAGCAGCTCCGGCTGCCCGAGACGAAGCCGGGCGGTGCCGAGCGCCCCGCGACCGACACCGACATCCCTGTTCTGGCCGAGCCCCAAGGGCTCGCGGACGTGTTCGGCACGATGCGCATCCCCCGATTCGGCGCCGACTACGAACGCCCGATCGGCGAGGGCATCGACCGCCAGAAGGTCCTGAACACGATCGGCCTCGGCCATTACGAGGGCACGGCGATGCCCGGCGGCGTCGGCAACTTCGCCGTCGCCGGCCACCGGGTCACCTACGGCAAGCCGCTCAATCAGATCGCAGAGCTGAAGACCGGCGACCCGATCGTGGTCCGGGCGACCGACAAGGCCGCAGGATTCGACGTCTGGTACGTCTACGAGGTCACCGACGCCGAGATCGTCACGCCCGACCACGTCGAGACCATCGCTCCCGTTCCGAACAGGCCGGGCGTCTCCCCGAGCGGGAACGATCGCTGGCTGACCCTCACGGCCTGCCACCCGATGTGGTCCGCCGCCGAGCGCTACGTCGTCCACGCGAAGCTCACCGCCTGGATGAACGCGAAAGACGGCACCCCGAAAGAACTCTCGAAAGGCGCACGCCCATGA
- the wecB gene encoding non-hydrolyzing UDP-N-acetylglucosamine 2-epimerase, whose product MNPKHPVTSPSKDVAVVFGTRPEIIKLAPVIALLGDRARTIHTGQHYDAELSGQFLTQLGIGEPDEILSGVGGATRGQQIATALLALTASFERDRPAVVIVQGDTNAVSAGAQAANYLGIPVIHVEAGLRSYDRAMPEELNRVVTGALSDVHCAATPHNAVNLEGEGVDPARVIVTGNTIVEATLASLAHPLDSGSAIPAPAGRYVVATTHRPENTDTAEALTRVLEGLRGIEAEVVLLLHPRTRAAIERFGLEHLLSGLTVLPSPGHAAFLRLAADASLLVSDSGGVQEECTVLGVPLLVVRRSTERPESVDSGHARLITPDLDIAEAANAVLRGFAGDLPQGSPYGDGTAARQIADIATDIAEGLDPLDAVSATRGRVAAGRYTLAS is encoded by the coding sequence ATGAATCCGAAGCACCCCGTCACCTCCCCGTCGAAGGACGTCGCCGTCGTCTTCGGCACGCGCCCCGAGATCATCAAGCTCGCGCCCGTCATCGCCCTGCTCGGCGACCGTGCCCGCACCATCCACACAGGTCAGCACTATGACGCCGAGCTCTCCGGCCAGTTCCTCACCCAGCTCGGCATCGGCGAGCCCGACGAGATCCTCTCGGGCGTCGGCGGGGCCACGCGCGGTCAGCAGATCGCAACGGCTCTGCTCGCGCTCACCGCCTCGTTCGAGCGCGACCGCCCGGCCGTCGTCATCGTCCAGGGCGACACCAACGCCGTGTCGGCCGGCGCGCAGGCCGCCAACTACCTTGGCATCCCGGTGATCCACGTCGAGGCCGGCCTCCGCTCGTACGACCGCGCCATGCCCGAAGAGCTCAACCGCGTCGTCACCGGCGCGCTCAGCGACGTCCACTGCGCGGCCACACCGCACAACGCGGTCAACCTCGAGGGCGAGGGCGTCGACCCGGCACGCGTGATCGTCACCGGCAACACCATCGTCGAGGCGACCCTGGCCTCGCTCGCCCACCCGCTCGACTCCGGCTCGGCGATCCCTGCGCCGGCCGGCCGCTACGTCGTCGCCACCACCCACCGGCCCGAGAACACAGACACCGCCGAGGCGCTGACGCGCGTGCTCGAAGGCCTCCGCGGCATCGAGGCGGAGGTCGTGCTGCTCCTGCACCCCCGCACCCGCGCCGCGATCGAGCGCTTCGGCCTCGAGCACCTGCTCTCCGGCCTCACGGTGCTCCCGTCGCCGGGCCACGCCGCGTTCCTCCGGCTCGCGGCCGACGCGTCGCTCCTCGTGTCCGACTCCGGCGGCGTGCAAGAGGAGTGCACCGTCCTGGGCGTCCCCCTCCTGGTGGTCCGGCGCTCGACCGAGCGACCCGAGTCGGTCGACTCCGGCCACGCGCGCCTCATCACCCCCGACCTCGACATCGCCGAGGCCGCCAACGCCGTCCTCCGCGGGTTCGCGGGCGATCTGCCGCAGGGCTCGCCCTACGGCGACGGCACCGCGGCCCGACAGATCGCCGACATCGCGACCGACATCGCCGAGGGGCTCGATCCGCTCGACGCGGTCTCCGCCACGCGCGGCCGGGTCGCCGCCGGCCGCTACACCCTGGCGTCTTGA